In Scleropages formosus chromosome 10, fSclFor1.1, whole genome shotgun sequence, a single genomic region encodes these proteins:
- the LOC108933449 gene encoding olfactory receptor 52E8-like, whose translation MQEYAVRNFSYSSFILIGFSGPKEWRQLLFIPFLLMFLISVASNSMLMFIIVSHKALHSPMCLLICVLSFVDISVVIFAVPNMLFSLLLNWNHISLLGCLVQMFFVHIAGAFQSTILLWMALDRYFAICTPLHYNEHMTFSVFLKFVIIPSLRNIILILAIVGLAGTLQYCQSNEIDHCFCEHMALVTLACGPIYVNNAVGLITIFCIPATDFLLIIASYIKIFVSVFKSGKSSPKALSTCITHIMVMTVSIIFLLTAFLSYRIKNNLSSNSHAIISIIYLLVPACFNPIIYGIRTKEIRQQVMKKMRCGKVAQLH comes from the coding sequence ATGCAAGAATACGCAGTCAGAAATTTCTCCTACTCTAGCTTCATCCTGATTGGCTTCTCGGGACCAAAAGAGTGGAGACAACTGCTCTTCATCCCATTTCTCCTCATGTTTTTAATATCTGTTGCTTCAAACTCTATGCTTATGTTTATAATTGTATCACACAAGGCTTTGCATTCTCCAATGTGTCTGCTGATATGTGTCTTGTCCTTTGTTGACATAAGTGTCGTAATCTTCGCTGTTCCAAACATGCTTTTCAGTCTCCTGCTGAACTGGAACCATATATCTCTGTTGGGTTGCCTGGTTCAGATGTTCTTTGTTCATATAGCTGGTGCCTTCCAGTCTACCATTTTGCTGTGGATGGCACTGGATCGATACTTTGCCATCTGCACTCCACTTCATTACAACGAACACATgaccttttctgttttcctgaaGTTCGTCATTATTCCTTCCCTGAGAAATATCATTTTGATTTTAGCAATAGTAGGCCTGGCTGGCACCCTGCAATACTGTCAGTCCAATGAGATCGACCACTGTTTCTGTGAGCACATGGCACTGGTCACGCTGGCCTGTGGCCCCATATATGTCAACAATGCTGTAGGACTGATTACCATTTTCTGCATCCCAGCaactgattttcttttaattattgcCTCCTATATAAAAATTTTTGTCTCCGTATTTAAGTCAGGTAAATCTAGTCCGAAAGCTCTAAGCACTTGTATTACTCATATTATGGTCATGACTGTaagcataatttttcttttaacagcATTCCTTTCATATAGAATAAAGAACAACCTCTCATCTAACAGCCATGCCATAATTagtattatatatttacttgTGCCTGCCTGTTTCAATCCAATCATTTATGGTATCAGGACAAAAGAAATACGGCAACAAGTCATGAAAAAAATGAGGTGTGGAAAAGTTGCTCAGTTACACTAA